In Acidovorax sp. GBBC 1281, a single window of DNA contains:
- the rutC gene encoding pyrimidine utilization protein C produces the protein MSKTIVVPKNSPPPLAPYTPGVVANGVLYVSGMLAIDTAGQSVGVGDIRVQTRHVLEAIRAVVDAAGGSMSDITYSMIFLKDLADYQAMNETYAEYFDAAPPARYCIRADLVRPEFLVEIGAVAHLRHTSTSGSSEVVL, from the coding sequence ATGTCGAAAACCATTGTTGTGCCAAAGAACTCACCTCCTCCTTTGGCTCCGTACACGCCTGGCGTAGTCGCCAACGGTGTTCTGTACGTATCGGGGATGTTGGCAATTGACACAGCGGGACAAAGTGTCGGCGTCGGGGACATCCGAGTACAAACACGTCACGTTCTCGAGGCGATACGTGCTGTTGTCGACGCTGCCGGCGGCAGCATGAGCGACATCACCTACAGCATGATCTTTCTGAAGGACTTGGCCGACTACCAAGCGATGAACGAAACCTATGCCGAGTATTTCGACGCCGCCCCACCAGCGCGCTATTGCATTAGGGCAGATCTGGTGAGGCCAGAGTTTCTTGTGGAAATTGGTGCTGTTGCCCATCTTCGACATACCAGCACGAGCGGTTCGTCGGAAGTTGTCCTGTGA
- a CDS encoding Bug family tripartite tricarboxylate transporter substrate binding protein translates to MNIKTLITSVVVFTACTAAGAQAWPNRPITLIIPAAPGTAADMLGRKVGSQLSSDFGQPVVIDNKVGAGGTIAYDHVARQKPDGYTLTIAVGGLAIAPTIYNGLRFDPTHDFTPIAQLALTPMIFVTRPESPLHGLQDLVSAAKKEPDRLMYGSFGSGSTSHLVGESFKRVAGVQLTHVPYKSGVAAVPDVVSGQLDVAIIDPVAALSLIKAGRLKALGVASPTRLSVLPEVQTTAEAGVPFSAVGWVGLFGPAGLPKDIASKVNSSVNTTMASLAMREWLAGSGSVAVEPALSSDQWRQRFDSYVQSWTLIAREARMKVE, encoded by the coding sequence ATGAACATCAAAACTCTCATAACCTCGGTCGTCGTGTTTACCGCCTGCACCGCGGCCGGGGCGCAGGCATGGCCGAACCGGCCTATAACACTCATCATTCCAGCGGCACCAGGAACTGCTGCAGACATGTTAGGGCGAAAAGTAGGAAGTCAGCTGAGCAGCGATTTCGGTCAGCCGGTCGTCATTGACAACAAGGTGGGCGCCGGAGGGACCATCGCCTACGACCACGTGGCTCGCCAGAAGCCCGACGGATACACGCTTACCATCGCAGTAGGAGGACTGGCGATTGCACCCACCATCTACAACGGGCTGCGATTCGACCCGACGCACGACTTCACTCCGATTGCGCAACTTGCGTTGACACCCATGATATTCGTGACCCGTCCCGAATCTCCTCTTCATGGCCTCCAGGATCTCGTGAGCGCGGCAAAAAAAGAGCCCGATAGGCTGATGTACGGAAGCTTCGGCAGCGGTTCTACGTCTCACCTCGTGGGCGAAAGCTTCAAGCGGGTTGCTGGGGTCCAGTTGACACACGTGCCGTACAAGAGCGGGGTCGCCGCGGTGCCTGACGTAGTCTCCGGTCAATTGGACGTGGCCATCATTGATCCGGTTGCCGCACTGTCGCTGATCAAGGCAGGTCGCCTCAAGGCTTTGGGTGTAGCCAGTCCCACGCGTCTCTCTGTTCTCCCGGAAGTTCAAACTACCGCGGAGGCAGGTGTTCCATTCAGCGCAGTGGGCTGGGTGGGGTTGTTTGGTCCTGCGGGTCTTCCTAAGGACATCGCCTCGAAAGTTAATTCATCGGTCAATACCACCATGGCTTCTCTGGCGATGAGGGAATGGCTGGCTGGAAGCGGCTCCGTCGCGGTAGAGCCAGCCTTGAGTTCGGACCAATGGCGCCAGCGCTTCGACAGCTATGTCCAGTCTTGGACGTTGATTGCCCGCGAAGCGAGAATGAAAGTCGAATGA